A single window of Oreochromis aureus strain Israel breed Guangdong linkage group 7, ZZ_aureus, whole genome shotgun sequence DNA harbors:
- the LOC116318342 gene encoding mucin-5AC-like: protein MRLTALCVCGTLLAFSSLSWITADSDEGILLVDKGFGPCTVTLTPGGPCRQVQHESTCPYLLTLPPLRIHLPQQLKELEKIVEDLQKLKDSVDELREICADCTVSQTERECGRQRENERETLSEGTDRREDERNWVNERLQENGFKQECSTVSVMEGDGHLEKTGTQEEKERKKWETERESNGGLIKENEEGETLTEVLETDGTTQSDRGKGKDKVVPTKVNTGGVNEGTVGEKVADKNNRQGERDRNKDTAGEENSKGYQENILEHGKERKTFTNVNKTEESGHHVWQDKTEEIETQTEASDRIKMSENHDENTNQEQEQSREEKKKEMEKRVKVEQNNEERKQTESIRRTEKEKTIKEGGEGRETGKEIKTEDEETESGEGDVDRELPSSKATKRTDFVSISPTPHSTINIALGLDSVDSNEATSSIPSPPLPSSTLHYITDVSHEITTQNTGLVAAGISKPPKPDAKTHTETTMSTVSGQHITNQTTTSRPGLHSHISSTTTTTVSRAHHQDLTVGAKKNMSSNTKIGAKPLPGQGPKPGKRPKYNQKKHPFHHKPRIDQRPKPKPGKDPKGVETSKPKQIIPPHILPTDQNLNNNSIPKHGQNYTPDQNKLPIQKSKPNEKTVTPIWTPPPHHRPQNENTTKSDEYPGIDQEHESDHIPATNQTETEPQMSYSNQGSTLRNKTRPDLTKTAPNQKPKITQIIPTKPKPVQEPESKESPTASYTEKPKQKETSDENPSQVSNSNQDSTPRKKTIPDLTKTPANKKPKTRQNIPTKPKPFQDRDSKESSTASYAEKAEQNEKSDENPSQVPYSNQDPLTGKTTIPDLLKTPPNQKPKITQIIPTKPKPVQEHESKESPTASYTEKPNQKQTSDENPLHVSNSNQDSTPRNKTTPDLMKTPPKEKPKTRQNIPTKPKPVQEHESKGSSTAGYAEKAKQNETSDENLSQVPYSNQELSSGKKTIPDLMKTPPNQEPKISQIIPTKPKLAQEPESKESPTASYTEKPKQKETIDENPSYVSNSNQDSTPRNKTIPDLTNTPPEENPKTRQHVPTEPKPVQEHESKVSPTASYAEKGKQNETSDENPSQVPYSNQAPSSGKTILDLTKTPPNQKPKTSQIIPTKPKPFQEPESKGSSTAGYAEKPKQNEKSDENPQQVSFSNQDPTSGKKTIPVLTKTPPNQKPKISQIIPTKHKPVQDPKAKGSPTASYTEKPKQKQTSGENPSQVSNSNQDSTPRNKTTPDLLKTPPEENPKTRQNVPTKPKPVQEHESKVSPTASYAEKAKQNEKSDENPLQAPYSNQDPSSGKKTILDLTKTPPNQKPKTRHNIPTKPKPVQEPESKESPTASYTEKPNQKQTFDENPSLISNSTQDSTSGKKTMPDLPKTPPNQKPKITQIIPTKPKPVQEPESKESPTASYTEKPKQKETSDENPSQVSNSNQAPSSGKKTIPDLMKTAPNQKPKTSQIIPTKPKPVQEPESKESSTASYTEKPKQKETFDENLLYISNSTQDSTSGKKTMPDLPKTPPNQKPKITQIIPTKPKPVQAPESKESPTASYTEKPKQKETSDENPSQVSNSNQDPSSGKKIMPDLPKTPPNQKPKITQIIPTKPKPVQAPESKESPTASYTEKPKQKETSDENPSQVSNSNQDPSSGKKTIPDLMKTAPNQKPKISQIIPTKPKPVQEHDSKVSPTASYTEKLKQKETSDKNPSQVSNSNQDPSSGKKTIPDLMKTAPNQKPKISQIIPTKPKPVQEHDSKVSPTASYTEKLKQKETSDKNPSQVSNSNQDLIPGKKTTPDLLITPPKQKPKTKQSIPTKPKPVQVPESKESSTASYTEKPKQKETSDENPSQVSNSNQAPSSGKKTIPDLMKSAPNQKPKISQIIPTKPKPVQEHDSKVSPTASYTEKPKQKETFDENLSYISNSTQDSTSGKKTMPDLPKTPPNQKPKITQIIPTKPKPVQEPESKESPTASYTEKPKQKETSDENPSQVSNSNQDPSSGKKTMPDLLKTAPSQKPKTSQNIPVTPKPTQKPESKESPTARYTEIPNQKETFDENLSYISNSTQDSTSGKKTIPDLTKTPPNQKPKTRQNIPTKSKTYQVPNQPRHTKPGTSFKPKPNVRPKTGPKPPETSHNFKTPKPGETPNLNAKPAPRAESNRTSKPRLPFIYRPRSMPTVRPGATPIQRPKPAVQPKLSPKTKTNPPNISWTTSDHTQTSQINTPSTSGPIKHTAEVTHSPGDREFNPSLRKTITPGPKTSNSLENGAFPHLQSLPEDSTMSPNNRIVSDLRPQTASQPASIPMTTKPNKIIRGILTSVIPSTTPGSSQSDIITNSGSDTQTEKHHKMDEIAPAFSTTPSPISHTISPPSPDFRSTTATTPGPKRPELPELPELAAEASTPSARELRVKINQVAAFFNNSLSPNGRPPNMHHKDHSEENQGGSRPDSTDGKLPTDKPPKVTMLPRDCSDHLLRGKTKSGLYLVTPDLRTSSFSVYCEMEQEGGGWTVLQRRQDGSVSFNRTWAEYQSGFGELDGGEFWLGNNIIHLLTRDREMVLRVELEDFDGLTGYAQYEQFKVASERLRYRLTVGSYSGTAGNALRFSKNYDHSNRAFTTPDRDHDRYPSGNCGAYYSSGWWFDACMSANLNGRYYDGRYKGVRNGIFWGTWHNILSEYYPTNERQSFKRVRMMIRPKGFVP, encoded by the exons ATGAGGTTAACAGCCCTTTGCGTATGTGGGACCCTGCTGGCCTTCTCAAGTCTCTCTTGGATCACAGCAGACTCTGATGAAGGAATACTCCTTGTGGATAAAGGATTTGGCCCCTGCACTGTAACACTGACGCCTGGGGGGCCGTGCAGACAGGTGCAGCATGAGAGCACGTGCCCTTACTTACTCACTTTGCCACCGCTGAGGATTCACCTGCCACAGCAGCTCAAAGAGCTGGAGAAGATCGTGGAGGACCTGCAGAAGCTGAAGGACAGTGTGGATGAACTGCGAGAGATCTGCGCAGACTGTACAGTAAGCCAAACTGAGAGAGAGTGTGGAAGGCAAAGAGAGAATGAGCGTGAGACGCTGAGTGAGGGGACGGATAGACGTGAGGATGAGAGAAACTGGGTGAATGAGAGACTTCAAGAGAATGGTTTTAAACAAGAGTGCAGCACAGTCAGTGTTATGGAAGGAGATGGACACTTGGAAAAAACAGGCACtcaggaagagaaagaaagaaagaaatgggagacagaaagagagagcaatGGAGGACTCATAAAAGAAAATGAGGAAGGAGAAACTCTGACAGAAGTGCTGGAAACTGATGGAACAACTCAATCGGACAGAGGAAAAGGAAAGGACAAAGTGGTTCCAACAAAGGTAAATACTGGTGGTGTAAATGAGGGAACAGTAGGAGAAAAGGTTGCTGACAAAAACAATAGGCagggggagagagacagaaataaagACACCGCCGGAGAAGAGAATTCAAAGGGATATCAAGAGAATATTCTGGAGcatggaaaagaaagaaagactttcactaatgtaaataaaactgaagaaagTGGTCATCACGTGTGGCAAGATAAAACAGAGGAAATAGAGACGCAAACTGAAGCCAGTGATAGGATAAAGATGTCAGAGAACCATGATGAGAATACAAATCAGGAGCAAGAGCAGAGCagggaggagaagaaaaaggaaatggaAAAGAGAGTAAAAGTAGAGCAAAATAATGAGGAACGAAAACAGACCGAAAGCATCAGGcgcactgaaaaagaaaagactatAAAAGAGGGGGGCGAGGGCAGGGAGACGGGAAAGGAGATCAAAACAGAAGACGAAGAGACAGAGAGTGGAGAGGGAGACGTTGATAGAGAATTACCGTCCAGCAAAGCAACTAAAAGGACAGACTTTGTTTCAATCAGCCCAACTCCTCACTCTACAATTAACATAGCTCTAGGGCTAGACTCTGTGGACTCGAATGAAGCTACGTCATCTATTCCATCTCCCCCTCTGCCCAGCTCCACCTTGCATTATATCACAGATGTCAGTCACGAGATAACAACCCAAAACACAGGCCTTGTAGCAGCTGGGATTTCTAAGCCTCCAAAACCTGATGCAAAGACTCACACAGAAACTACAATGAGCACAGTGAGTGGACAACACATAACCAATCAAACTACTACATCGAGGCcaggcctccacagtcacattAGTTCAACGACGACAACTACAGTCTCCAGAGCTCATCATCAGGATTTAACTGTAGGAGCTAAAAAGAACATGAGCTCAAATACTAAGATTGGAGCAAAACCTCTGCCAGGCCAAGGACCAAAGCCTGGCAAAAGACCAAAATACAACCAAAAGAAGCATCCTTTTCACCACAAACCCAGAATTGACCAAAGACCTAAACCTAAACCTGGAAAAGACCCAAAAGGAGTCGAAACTTCAAAACCTAAGCAAATAATTCCCCCTCATATTTTACCCACTGATCAAAATTTGAATAACAATTCTATACCTAAACATGGCCAAAATTATACACCTGATCAAAACAAGTTACCTATTCAAAAGTCAAAACCTAATGAAAAGACTGTGACTCCTATTTGGACACCTCCACCACATCATAGACCTCAGAATGAAAACACGACCAAATCTGATGAATATCCTGGAATTGACCAAGAGCACGAGTCTGATCACATTCCTGCTACTAATCAAACCGAGACTGAACCGCAAATGTCTTATTCTAATCAAGGTTCAACACTGCGAAACAAGACCAGACCGGATCTAACGAAAACAGCCCCCAACCAAAAGCCTAAAATCACCCAGATCATCCCTACAAAACCCAAACCTGTCCAAGAGCCTGAATCAAAAGAAAGTCCAACAGCTAGCTACACAGAAAAACCTAAACAAAAGGAGACATCTGATGAAAATCCCTCACAAGTGTCTAATTCTAATCAAGATTCAACACCGCGAAAGAAGACCATACCTGATCTAACAAAAACACCCGCTAACAAAAAGCCTAAAACCAGACAGAACATCCCTACAAAACCCAAACCTTTCCAAGATCGTGATTCAAAAGAAAGTTCAACAGCTAGCtatgcagaaaaagctgaacaaAATGAGAAATCTGATGAAAATCCATCGCAAGTGCCTTATTCTAATCAAGATCCATTAACTGGAAAGACGACTATACCAGATCTACTGAAAACACCCCCCAACCAAAAGCCTAAAATCACCCAGATCATCCCTACAAAACCAAAACCTGTCCAAGAGCATGAATCAAAAGAAAGTCCAACAGCTAGCTACACAGAAAAACCTAACCAAAAGCAGACATCTGATGAAAATCCCTTACATGTGTCTAATTCTAATCAGGATTCAACACCGCGAAACAAGACCACACCTGATCTAATGAAAACACCCCCTAAGGAAAAGCCTAAAACCAGACAGAACATCCCTACAAAACCCAAACCTGTCCAAGAGCATGAATCAAAAGGTAGTTCAACAGCTGGCTATGCAGAAAAAGCTAAACAAAATGAGACATCTGATGAAAATCTATCACAAGTGCCTTATTCTAATCAAGAATTATCATCTGGAAAAAAGACTATACCGGATCTAATGAAAACACCCCCCAACCAAGAGCCTAAAATTAGCCAAATCATCCCTACAAAACCAAAACTGGCCCAAGAGCCTGAATCAAAAGAAAGTCCAACAGCTAGCTACACAGAAAAACCTAAACAAAAGGAGACAATTGATGAAAATCCCTCATATGTGTCTAATTCTAATCAGGATTCAACACCACGAAACAAGACCATACCTGATCTAACGAATACACCCCCTGAGGAAAACCCTAAAACCAGACAGCATGTCCCTACAGAACCCAAACCTGTCCAAGAGCATGAATCAAAAGTAAGTCCAACAGCTAGCTATGCAGAAAAAGGTAAACAAAATGAGACATCTGATGAAAATCCATCGCAAGTGCCTTATTCTAATCAAGCTCCATCATCTGGAAAGACCATATTGGATCTAACGAAAACACCCCCCAACCAAAAGCCTAAAACTAGCCAGATCATCCCTACAAAACCAAAACCTTTCCAAGAGCCTGAATCAAAAGGTAGTTCAACCGCTGGCTATGCAGAAAAACCTAAACAAAATGAGAAATCTGATGAAAATCCACAGCAAGTGTCTTTTTCTAATCAAGACCCAACATCTGGAAAGAAGACCATACCGGTTCTAACGAAAACACCCCCCAACCAAAAGCCTAAAATTAGCCAGATCATCCCTACAAAGCACAAACCTGTCCAAGACCCTAAAGCAAAAGGAAGTCCAACAGCTAGCTACACAGAAAAACCTAAACAAAAGCAGACATCTGGTGAAAATCCCTCACAAGTGTCTAATTCTAATCAGGATTCAACACCGCGAAACAAGACCACACCTGATCTACTGAAAACACCCCCTGAGGAAAACCCTAAAACCAGACAGAATGTCCCTACAAAACCCAAACCTGTCCAAGAGCATGAATCAAAAGTAAGTCCAACAGCTAGCTATGCAGAAAAAGCTAAACAAAATGAGAAATCTGATGAAAATCCACTGCAAGCGCCTTATTCTAATCAAGATCCATCATCTGGAAAGAAGACCATATTGGATCTAACGAAAACACCCCCCAACCAAAAGCCTAAAACCAGACACAACATCCCTACAAAACCAAAACCTGTCCAAGAGCCTGAATCAAAAGAAAGTCCAACAGCTAGCTACACAGAAAAACCTAACCAAAAGCAGACATTTGATGAAAATCCCTCACTCATCTCCAATTCTACTCAAGATTCAACATCTGGAAAAAAGACCATGCCTGATCTACCAAAAACACCCCCCAACCAAAAGCCTAAAATCACCCAGATCATCCCTACAAAACCCAAACCTGTCCAAGAGCCTGAATCAAAAGAAAGCCCAACAGCTAGCTACACAGAAAAACCTAAACAAAAGGAGACATCTGATGAAAATCCATCGCAAGTGTCTAATTCTAATCAAGCTCCATCATCTGGAAAGAAGACCATACCAGATCTAATGAAAACAGCTCCCAACCAAAAGCCTAAAACTAGCCAGATCATCCCTACAAAACCCAAACCTGTCCAAGAGCCTGAATCAAAAGAAAGTTCAACAGCTAGCTACACAGAAAAACCTAAACAAAAGGAGACATTTGATGAAAATCTCTTGTACATCTCCAATTCTACTCAAGATTCAACATCTGGAAAGAAGACCATGCCTGATCTACCAAAAACACCCCCCAACCAAAAGCCTAAAATCACCCAGATCATCCCTACAAAACCCAAACCTGTCCAAGCGCCTGAATCAAAAGAAAGCCCAACAGCTAGCTATACAGAAAAACCTAAACAAAAGGAGACATCTGATGAAAATCCATCGCAAGTGTCTAATTCTAATCAAGATCCATCATCTGGAAAGAAGATCATGCCTGATCTACCAAAAACACCCCCCAACCAAAAGCCTAAAATCACCCAGATCATCCCTACAAAACCCAAACCTGTCCAAGCGCCTGAATCAAAAGAAAGCCCAACAGCTAGCTATACAGAAAAACCTAAACAAAAGGAGACATCTGATGAAAATCCATCGCAAGTGTCTAATTCTAATCAAGATCCATCATCTGGAAAGAAGACCATACCGGATCTAATGAAAACAGCTCCCAACCAAAAGCCTAAAATTAGCCAGATCATCCCTACAAAACCCAAACCTGTCCAAGAGCATGACTCAAAAGTTAGTCCAACAGCTAGCTACACAgaaaaacttaaacaaaagGAGACATCTGATAAAAATCCATCGCAAGTGTCTAATTCTAATCAAGATCCATCATCTGGAAAGAAGACCATACCGGATCTAATGAAAACAGCTCCCAACCAAAAGCCTAAAATTAGCCAGATCATCCCTACAAAACCCAAACCTGTCCAAGAGCATGACTCAAAAGTTAGTCCAACAGCTAGCTACACAgaaaaacttaaacaaaagGAGACATCTGATAAAAATCCATCGCAAGTGTCTAATTCTAATCAAGATTTAATACCTGGAAAGAAGACCACACCTGATCTACTGATAACACCCCCCAAACAAAAGCCTAAAACCAAACAGAGCATCCCTACAAAACCCAAACCTGTCCAAGTGCCTGAATCAAAAGAAAGTTCAACAGCTAGCTACACAGAAAAACCTAAACAAAAGGAGACATCTGATGAAAATCCATCGCAAGTGTCTAATTCTAATCAAGCTCCATCATCTGGAAAGAAGACCATACCGGATCTAATGAAATCAGCTCCCAACCAAAAGCCTAAAATTAGCCAGATCATCCCTACAAAACCCAAACCTGTCCAAGAGCATGACTCAAAAGTTAGTCCAACAGCTAGCTACACAGAAAAACCTAAACAAAAGGAGACATTTGATGAAAATCTCTCGTACATCTCCAATTCTACTCAAGATTCAACATCTGGAAAAAAGACCATGCCTGATCTACCAAAAACACCCCCCAACCAAAAGCCTAAAATCACCCAGATCATCCCTACAAAACCCAAACCTGTCCAAGAGCCTGAATCAAAAGAAAGCCCAACAGCTAGCTACACAGAAAAACCTAAACAAAAGGAGACATCTGATGAAAATCCATCGCAAGTGTCTAATTCTAATCAAGATCCATCATCTGGAAAGAAGACCATGCCTgatttgctgaaaacagcaccCAGCCAAAAGCCTAAAACTAGCCAGAACATTCCTGTGACACCTAAACCCACCCAAAAGCCTGAATCAAAAGAAAGTCCAACAGCTAGATATACAGAAATACCTAACCAAAAGGAGACATTTGATGAAAATCTCTCATACATCTCCAATTCTACTCAAGATTCAACATCTGGAAAGAAGACCATACCGGATCTAACGAAAACACCCCCTAACCAAAAGCCTAAAACCAGACAGAACATCCctacaaaatccaaaacttATCAAGTGCCCAACCAACCAAGACATACAAAACCTGGGACAAGCTTCAAGCCAAAACCGAATGTAAGGCCCAAAACTGGCCCCAAACCACCAGAAACCAGTCACAACTTTAAAACACCTAAGCCTGGAGAAACGCCTAATCTGAATGCCAAGCCTGCACCTCGGGCAGAGTCGAATAGAACGTCAAAACCAAGGCTTCCCTTCATTTACCGACCACGAAGCATGCCTACAGTTAGGCCAGGAGCAACACCAATTCAAAGGCCAAAACCAGCAGTGCAACCAAAGCTAAGTCCAAAGACCAAAACAAATCCACCTAACATCAGCTGGACTACTTCAGATCACACCCAAACCTCTCAAATCAACACACCTTCTACATCTGGCCCCATAAAGCATACTGCTGAAGTGACTCATTCCCCAGGGGACAGAGAGTTCAATCCCAGTCTAAGGAAAACTATCACTCCAGGTCCAAAGACCTCCAACAGTCTGGAAAATGGAGCCTTCCCTCACCTTCAAAGCCTGCCTGAAGATTCCACTATGAGCCCAAACAACAGGATTGTGTCTGATCTGAGGCCACAAACAGCCAGTCAACCAGCATCAATCCCAATgacaacaaaaccaaacaaaatcatCCGTGGGATCCTCACAAGTGTTATCCCTAGCACCACTCCAGGATCCTCACAGTCAGATATAATTACAAATTCTGGCTCAGACACACAAACTGAGAAACATCACAAGATGGACGAAATAGCTCCTGCATTCTCTACAACTCCTTCTCCCATATCTCACACTATCTCTCCACCCAGCCCTGACTTCAGGTCAACAACTGCGACCACCCCTGGTCCCAAGCGCCCCGAGCTCCCCGAGCTCCCCGAGCTCGCGGCCGAAGCTTCCACTCCCAGTGCACGTGAGTTACGAGTGAAAATCAACCAGGTGGCCGCTTTCTTCAATAACAGCCTGAGTCCTAATGGCAGACCACCAAACATGCATCACAAAGACCACTCAGAAGAGAACCAGGGAGGCAGCAGGCCTGACAGCACGGACGGCAAACTGCCAACAGACAAACCACCTAAAG TTACCATGCTACCGAGAGACTGCTCGGACCACCTGCtcaggggaaaaacaaaaagcgGGCTTTACCTGGTGACCCCTGACCTCCGCACTAGTAGCTTCTCGGTGTACTGCGAGATGGAGCAGGAGGGTGGAGGGTGGACCGTCCTGCAGCGCCGCCAGGACGGCAGCGTGAGCTTCAACCGCACCTGGGCAGAATACCAATCCGGCTTCGGGGAGCTGGACGGAGGGGAGTTTTGGCTGGGCAACAACATCATCCACCTGCTGACCCGCGACAGGGAGATGGTGCTGCGGGTGGAGCTGGAGGATTTTGACGGGTTGACGGGGTATGCGCAGTACGAGCAGTTCAAGGTGGCCAGCGAACGCCTGCGCTATAGACTGACAGTAGGCAGTTACTCGGGCACCGCAGGTAATGCTCTCCGCTTCAGCAAAAACTACGACCACAGCAACAGGGCGTTCACCACGCCGGACAGGGACCACGACCGCTACCCCTCCGGGAACTGCGGGGCCTACTACAGCTCCGGCTGGTGGTTTGACGCCTGCATGAGCGCAAACCTTAACGGGAGATATTACGATGGGAGGTACAAAGGTGTGCGAAATGGGATTTTCTGGGGGACATGGCACAACATATTATCAGAGTACTACCCCACCAATGAGAGACAGTCTTTTAAGAGAGTGAGGATGATGATCAGACCTAAGGGCTTTGTGCCATAA
- the fam185a gene encoding protein FAM185A — MFWGSAGQRGSVGLLRCWSLTVSPKTLTPTRCPLHTPRSLSFSAPLKSPAHEEVKQPLRRWDLAVSPFTTVRAQIGCNISIHPLDPHTYPEADRAFITVHGPDKGQEVSLDRLKVHYDDRGKELLISAETVDSDVSIEMSAPIKSNLFITTQGKGSVQVKNMECDICKVRTEKGNCLLHSVKAHQVEVQSHEGHVTGVGTINGNVVISTGGDSAVDVKKLQGTKMNVSTEHGPLKVKAIYAESTCILSRSGRVNLGHVHGETTVKNTCGDTVIDGSNSFLKVSSDSGGIDVYVGDGGTAELHSQQGAVSVRVPSSLRAGVRLCGTSVDISPEVVLHGVENSMSEGHTTVTGYMNVEPPANQWVKAQADRGSIRLTLQSWFESRRLVS; from the exons ATGTTTTGGGGATCAGCAGGTCAGCGGGGATCTGTCGGGCTTCTCCGCTGCTGGTCCCTGACGGTCAGCCCCAAGACTCTCACACCCACCCGGTGTCCTCTGCACACTCCACGCTCTCTCTCGTTCTCTGCCCCCCTAAAGTCTCCTGCTCATGAAGAGGTGAAGCAGCCTCTGAGGCGGTGGGATCTGGCGGTGAGCCCCTTCACCACTGTGCGCGCACAGATAGGCTGCAACATATCCATCCACCCGCTGGACCCGCACACCTACCCCGAGGCTGATCGAGCCTTCATAACAGTCCACGGGCCAGACAAGGGGCAGGAAGTCAGTCTGGACCGGTTAAAGGTCCACTATGATGACCGGGGCAAAGAGCTCCTAATATCCGCTGAGACGGTGGACAGCGACGTGTCCATCGAAATGTCTGCACCCATCAAAAGCA ATCTCTTCATTACTACTCAAGGAAAGGGCAGCGTTCAAGTTAAGAACATGGAGTGTGATATCTGCAAGGTGCGAACAGAAAAGGGGAACTGCCTGCTGCACTCTGTCAAG GCTCATCAGGTTGAGGTGCAATCCCACGAAGGGCATGTTACAGGTGTGGGCACAATCAATGGCAACGTGGTCATCAGCACTGGTGGAGACAGT GCAGTGGATGTCAAGAAGCTCCAGGGCACCAAGATGAATGTGTCAACAGAGCACGGCCCTCTGAAGGTCAAAGCCATCTACGCagagtccacctgcatcttatcCCGTTCGGGGAGAGTGAACCTAGGGCACGTACACG GTGAGACTACTGTGAAGAACACGTGTGGAGATACAGTTATAG ATGGTTCAAATAGCTTCCTGAAGGTTTCCTCTGACAGCGGAGGCATCGACGTCTACGTGGGAGACGGTGGCACTGCTGAGCTTCACAGTCAGCAAG GAGCGGTGAGCGTGCGTGTGCCTTCCTCATTAAGAGCTGGGGTGAGGCTTTGTGGGACATCGGTGGATATCAGCCCAGAGGTTGTTCTGCATGGAGTAGAAAACAGCATGTCTGAAGGCCACACCACAGTTACTG GCTACATGAATGTAGAGCCTCCAGCTAATCAGTGGGTTAAAGCTCAAGCAGACAGAGGCTCCATCAGACTGACCCTACAAAGCTGGTTTGAGTCCCGGAGGCTGGTCAGCTGA